The Cyanobacteria bacterium QS_8_64_29 genome includes a window with the following:
- a CDS encoding transposase, with the protein MLTLTYQYKLVPTAAQVAAIERMLDVCRS; encoded by the coding sequence GTGCTGACGCTGACGTACCAGTACAAGCTCGTTCCAACGGCCGCGCAAGTAGCAGCCATCGAGCGGATGCTCGACGTTTGCCGCTCG